ACCTATAAGAGATTTTTGAACTCTTCTATGCTAATACCAGTATCTCTGATAATCCCAGCCATAGTATAAGTGTCTATTGGATTTGCTCTTGGAATGGTAATAATACGTTTTCCATTAGTCATTACGATATGTTTCCCTTGTCTTGCAATCCAGAAACCTGACTTTTCAAAGGCTTTCACTGCACGTTGGTGGTTTACACCGGGTAGCTTAGGCATAATTCACTTCTACATATCGAGATTCTTTGCCCTTGCTGAGTTCTTCAACGGTTTCCAAATAACCCTGTATGGCATCTTTAATATTTTCTAAAG
The window above is part of the Deltaproteobacteria bacterium genome. Proteins encoded here:
- a CDS encoding type II toxin-antitoxin system HicA family toxin, with protein sequence MPKLPGVNHQRAVKAFEKSGFWIARQGKHIVMTNGKRIITIPRANPIDTYTMAGIIRDTGISIEEFKNLL
- a CDS encoding type II toxin-antitoxin system HicB family antitoxin: MKYKVNLQKTEEGYAVWVPGLPGCWSQGRTEEEALENIKDAIQGYLETVEELSKGKESRYVEVNYA